From a single Okeanomitos corallinicola TIOX110 genomic region:
- a CDS encoding PIG-L family deacetylase, whose translation MQKAILMKLQTVIPLHLLHRIQNLHCHLLSQFILRWGSQPWEFSNRSAMVFSPHQDDETFGCGGMIAQKREQGINVVITFLTDGRGSHGVDQNLQNQIIKIRREESLKALDILGVQPSEIYFLDQQDGSLANLNPVEKQKLINHISELLKQYQPGEVYVPHHKDCHRDHEATFYLVKEAIAQSEIKVELLQYPIWVFWRAPLFIMLKLKDIAAAYRLSITSVQAKKKQAIATYASQTQALPVGFIKRFLGAEEIFFNSK comes from the coding sequence ATGCAAAAAGCAATTTTGATGAAATTACAAACAGTCATTCCTCTTCATTTATTACATAGAATTCAAAATCTTCATTGTCATTTGCTTTCTCAATTTATTTTACGCTGGGGAAGTCAACCTTGGGAGTTTAGTAATAGATCAGCAATGGTTTTTTCTCCTCATCAAGATGATGAAACTTTTGGCTGTGGTGGAATGATAGCCCAGAAACGGGAACAAGGAATAAATGTAGTTATTACATTTTTAACTGATGGCAGAGGTTCACATGGTGTAGATCAGAATCTACAAAATCAAATTATTAAAATTCGTAGGGAAGAATCATTAAAAGCTTTAGATATCTTAGGTGTGCAGCCTTCAGAAATTTATTTTCTAGATCAGCAAGATGGAAGTTTAGCAAATTTAAATCCAGTGGAAAAGCAAAAACTTATTAATCATATTTCTGAACTATTAAAACAATATCAACCAGGAGAAGTTTATGTACCTCATCATAAAGATTGTCATAGAGATCATGAAGCTACATTTTACTTAGTTAAAGAGGCGATCGCTCAATCAGAAATCAAGGTAGAACTCCTACAATATCCTATTTGGGTATTCTGGAGAGCGCCATTATTTATTATGTTAAAATTAAAAGATATTGCCGCCGCATATCGCTTATCAATTACCTCAGTTCAAGCAAAGAAAAAACAAGCGATCGCTACCTATGCTTCTCAAACACAAGCCTTGCCAGTTGGCTTTATTAAACGCTTTTTAGGTGCAGAAGAGATATTTTTTAATAGTAAGTAA
- a CDS encoding glycosyltransferase family 4 protein, whose protein sequence is MRILHITNHVQKIGNGIVNVAVDLACLQAKKGLDVAFASSGGEYEQLLGNHGIKHFKLNQSRTPLNMIKVAWTYQQIIKEFQPDIVHTHMMTGVVLAGVFRNNYHYNLVATVHNEFQRSAVLMGLADRVIAVSHAVADSMIRRGIPAQKLRVVANGTLGSPRHKNIQDYQPIKLHHPAITTVAGMYTRKGIIELIEAFQIINKNFPQAHLYLVGDGPDRSVFESIVKNLGNLSQNIHFEGFQPEPQRYMLSTDIFVLASHCESFGLVLTEAREAGCAIIASDVDGIPETLDHRQAGILVPPKDSQTLANTLTELLNNPQQLQTWKIRAQQNLERFSVQRVSDETLDVYHEFSRKYNVITPMQTRELVIGK, encoded by the coding sequence ATGCGAATTCTACACATTACTAACCACGTTCAAAAAATTGGTAATGGCATTGTCAATGTTGCCGTAGATTTAGCTTGTTTACAAGCAAAAAAAGGTCTGGATGTCGCCTTTGCTTCTTCCGGTGGAGAATATGAACAACTATTAGGAAATCATGGGATTAAACACTTTAAATTAAACCAATCCCGTACACCGTTAAACATGATCAAAGTAGCTTGGACATATCAGCAAATTATCAAAGAATTTCAGCCAGATATTGTTCATACCCACATGATGACAGGGGTTGTACTAGCAGGAGTTTTTAGAAATAATTATCACTATAATTTAGTTGCCACCGTACATAATGAATTTCAACGTAGTGCCGTTTTAATGGGATTAGCAGATCGGGTAATTGCTGTTAGTCATGCAGTTGCAGATTCTATGATTCGTCGTGGTATTCCCGCCCAAAAATTGCGTGTAGTTGCTAACGGAACGTTAGGCAGTCCTCGACATAAAAACATCCAAGATTATCAACCCATAAAACTACATCATCCAGCCATAACTACTGTAGCAGGAATGTACACCCGTAAAGGCATTATTGAATTAATTGAAGCCTTCCAAATCATTAATAAAAACTTTCCCCAAGCCCATCTTTATCTAGTAGGAGATGGACCAGATCGTTCTGTATTTGAAAGCATAGTTAAAAACCTTGGCAACCTCAGCCAAAATATCCATTTTGAGGGTTTTCAACCAGAACCCCAACGGTATATGTTATCAACAGACATCTTTGTTCTCGCTTCCCACTGTGAATCATTTGGTTTAGTTCTGACAGAAGCAAGAGAAGCCGGTTGTGCAATTATTGCCAGTGATGTAGATGGTATTCCTGAAACTTTAGATCATCGTCAAGCCGGGATTTTAGTACCACCTAAAGATAGTCAAACTTTAGCTAATACTTTGACAGAATTACTCAATAATCCTCAACAATTACAAACATGGAAAATTCGCGCTCAACAAAATTTAGAAAGATTTAGCGTTCAACGAGTTAGTGACGAAACTTTAGATGTTTACCACGAATTCAGCAGAAAATATAACGTCATTACACCTATGCAAACCAGAGAATTAGTAATAGGTAAATAA
- a CDS encoding aspartoacylase, with protein MNQINQVAIVGGSHGNELIGVYLVKKFQKYPDLIKRTGYKTVSLLGNPQAINAGRRYIDRDLNRCFTGTNLPDGETSIYEEIRAREIQTILQPQGQASVDVIIDLHTTTANMGLCIILGNMHPILLNLAAHLSTINPLVKVYIHEQPRNSGFLRSLSELGFAIEVGAVAQGILDAELFQHTEQIIYAALDYLEQFNQGKINENINTLTLYKSISTVDYPRDENGEIQAMIHPQLQFRDYQPLHPGNPLFLTFDDQEILYEGESTVYPIFINEAAYYEKGIAMYFSQKQVIDI; from the coding sequence ATGAATCAAATTAACCAGGTAGCAATTGTTGGCGGCAGTCATGGTAATGAATTAATCGGCGTTTATCTGGTCAAAAAGTTTCAAAAATATCCAGATTTAATTAAAAGAACTGGCTATAAAACCGTATCTTTACTGGGTAATCCTCAAGCTATTAATGCGGGCAGAAGATACATTGACAGAGATTTAAACCGTTGTTTTACAGGCACTAATTTACCAGATGGCGAAACTTCTATTTATGAAGAAATAAGAGCTAGGGAAATTCAAACAATTTTACAACCCCAAGGTCAAGCATCTGTAGATGTGATTATTGATTTACATACTACTACTGCCAATATGGGGTTATGTATTATTCTTGGTAATATGCACCCTATTTTACTTAATTTAGCTGCTCATTTGAGTACCATTAATCCTTTAGTCAAAGTCTATATCCATGAGCAACCAAGAAATAGCGGTTTTCTTCGCTCATTGAGTGAATTGGGTTTTGCAATAGAAGTGGGTGCTGTAGCTCAAGGTATTTTAGATGCGGAACTATTTCAACATACGGAGCAAATTATTTATGCAGCATTAGATTATTTGGAACAGTTTAACCAAGGTAAAATTAACGAAAATATAAATACACTAACACTTTATAAATCTATTAGTACAGTTGATTATCCTAGAGATGAAAATGGAGAAATTCAAGCTATGATTCATCCCCAATTGCAATTTAGAGATTATCAACCGCTGCATCCTGGTAATCCTCTATTTCTGACTTTTGATGATCAAGAGATTTTATATGAGGGAGAATCTACAGTTTATCCTATTTTTATTAATGAAGCGGCTTATTATGAAAAAGGGATTGCAATGTATTTTAGTCAGAAACAGGTAATTGATATATAG
- a CDS encoding O-antigen ligase domain-containing protein: protein MFYKQILFNSFLQSTYSPKDRAAQAWIVIVGFILLTVTCYFGGGASLLRLIFPATSLLVGVFLYLRHPILYIGFTWWIWFLTPLLARLVDYRIGWDPTRQILLAPYLVVFITIASFMKHLPSAVNKGGLPFVLAAIGVVYGCFVGLIFNQPIPVIRGFLDWMSPIIFAFHLFMNWRDYPSYRQHFQRVFIWSVLILGAYGICQFVIAPEWDKYWLIESKMFTSAGDPVPFGIRVWSTLHSPGPFGTVMQTGLLLLFSSSGPLIFPASAVGYLSFLLSQVRTSWGGWLLGIILILTSVKAQIQMRLIMIILVMTMCVIPLTTIEPISEVVTTRLESFSNLEEDGSFKDRSKTYNRNLNLALSTGLGNGLGNIWKVNEETGQIEVVVIDSGILDIFFTLGWFGAIPYVGGLILMLISVSSYTEGKFDSFVSAARAIGISSCAQLIIYSGMLSVSGMIMWGFLAMAMAAHKYYRHQGMRM, encoded by the coding sequence ATGTTTTATAAACAAATACTTTTCAATAGTTTTTTACAATCTACCTATTCTCCAAAAGACCGAGCCGCACAAGCTTGGATAGTAATTGTGGGATTTATTTTACTCACAGTAACTTGTTATTTTGGTGGTGGTGCTTCCTTATTACGTCTGATCTTTCCTGCTACGTCTTTGTTAGTAGGAGTATTTTTATATTTACGTCATCCCATTCTTTATATTGGCTTTACTTGGTGGATTTGGTTTCTGACACCATTACTAGCTCGTTTAGTTGATTACCGCATTGGTTGGGACCCCACACGTCAGATTCTCCTTGCTCCTTATTTGGTAGTTTTTATTACTATTGCCTCTTTTATGAAACACCTTCCTAGTGCTGTTAATAAAGGAGGATTACCTTTTGTTTTAGCTGCCATAGGAGTGGTTTATGGTTGTTTTGTAGGGTTAATTTTTAATCAGCCAATCCCAGTTATTCGTGGTTTTTTAGATTGGATGAGTCCGATTATTTTCGCCTTTCATTTATTTATGAATTGGCGAGACTATCCCAGTTATCGCCAGCATTTTCAGCGTGTATTTATCTGGTCAGTATTAATTTTAGGAGCTTATGGAATCTGTCAATTTGTTATTGCTCCTGAGTGGGATAAATACTGGCTAATAGAATCAAAGATGTTCACCAGTGCCGGAGATCCCGTACCTTTTGGCATCCGAGTTTGGAGTACACTACACTCACCTGGACCCTTTGGTACTGTTATGCAAACAGGTCTACTATTATTATTTAGTAGTTCTGGCCCTTTAATTTTTCCAGCTTCAGCCGTTGGTTATTTATCATTTTTACTTTCCCAGGTGCGGACAAGTTGGGGTGGTTGGTTGTTGGGGATAATTCTAATTTTAACTTCAGTCAAAGCCCAGATTCAAATGCGCTTAATTATGATCATCTTAGTGATGACTATGTGCGTAATTCCCTTAACAACAATTGAACCTATTTCTGAAGTTGTGACCACTCGCTTAGAAAGTTTTTCTAATCTTGAAGAAGATGGTAGTTTCAAGGATAGATCAAAAACCTATAATCGTAATCTTAATTTAGCCCTTTCTACTGGTCTTGGTAATGGTTTAGGGAATATCTGGAAAGTGAATGAAGAAACGGGACAAATTGAAGTTGTGGTTATTGATAGTGGCATTTTAGATATATTTTTTACTCTGGGTTGGTTTGGTGCAATACCTTACGTGGGTGGTTTAATATTAATGCTAATTAGTGTAAGTAGCTACACTGAAGGTAAGTTTGATAGCTTTGTAAGTGCGGCTCGTGCTATTGGGATTAGTTCCTGCGCTCAGTTGATTATTTATAGTGGAATGTTAAGCGTGTCAGGTATGATTATGTGGGGATTTTTAGCTATGGCTATGGCAGCACATAAATATTATCGTCATCAAGGAATGAGAATGTAA
- a CDS encoding glycosyltransferase — MRNTVLIPTYRRPQDLSRCLLALQAQTKPVDQVIVTVRDTDEATWQFLNGFHPHNLPLQIVTVTQPGVVAALNAGLAAVKGDIVSITDDDAAPHIDWLEKITAHFLSDSCIGAVGGRDWVYQGEKIEDGSSTLVGRLQWFGRVIGNHHLGVGKPREVDILKGVNMSFRTQAIDKLKFDQRMRGTGAQVHFEMAFTLTLKRSGWKIIYDPNVAVDHYPAQRFDEDQRQSFNDIAFTNLVHNETLALLEHLSFFQRIIFIFWAIFIGTRESFGIIQWLRLFPNQGTIATKKLQASLQGRWQGWQTYSKEQGTGLKLS, encoded by the coding sequence ATGAGGAACACAGTTCTCATCCCCACCTATCGCCGTCCTCAAGATTTATCACGCTGTCTGTTAGCTCTACAAGCTCAAACTAAACCCGTTGATCAAGTAATTGTCACAGTCAGAGATACCGATGAAGCAACTTGGCAATTTTTAAACGGCTTTCATCCTCATAACTTACCCTTACAAATTGTCACAGTTACTCAACCAGGAGTAGTAGCGGCGCTCAATGCTGGACTAGCAGCGGTGAAGGGAGATATAGTTTCCATCACTGATGATGATGCTGCTCCCCATATTGACTGGCTAGAAAAAATTACTGCTCATTTTCTCAGCGATAGTTGCATAGGTGCAGTGGGTGGCCGTGATTGGGTATATCAAGGTGAAAAAATAGAGGATGGTTCTTCTACCTTAGTAGGGCGTTTACAGTGGTTTGGGCGAGTAATTGGCAATCATCATTTAGGAGTAGGAAAACCCCGCGAAGTTGATATTCTCAAGGGCGTAAATATGAGTTTTCGCACCCAAGCCATAGATAAATTAAAGTTTGATCAAAGAATGCGTGGTACTGGCGCACAAGTTCACTTTGAAATGGCATTTACCCTAACTCTCAAACGCAGCGGTTGGAAAATTATTTATGATCCTAATGTAGCAGTAGATCATTATCCAGCCCAACGGTTTGATGAAGATCAACGCCAAAGTTTTAATGATATTGCCTTTACTAATTTAGTTCATAATGAAACTTTAGCTTTGTTAGAGCATCTCTCATTTTTCCAGCGCATAATCTTTATATTCTGGGCGATATTTATAGGCACAAGAGAAAGTTTTGGCATAATTCAATGGCTGAGATTATTCCCCAATCAAGGCACAATTGCCACCAAAAAATTACAAGCATCATTACAGGGACGTTGGCAAGGATGGCAAACATACAGCAAGGAACAGGGAACAGGTTTAAAACTCTCTTAG
- a CDS encoding glycosyltransferase family 4 protein translates to MKICIVTHKIKKGDGQGRVNYEVALEAIRRGYHLTLLASEVAPELKENSLVNWIPISIDGYPTEFLRNIIFAQKSGNWLNKYRHKFDVIKVNGAITRGATDVNAVHFVHSSWWKSPVHISREHKNLYGLYQWLYTAINSYWEKRAFSQTKVVVAVSNRVANELVDIGVPRDKIHVIANGVDLKEFSPGVASRQQLGLPENVTLAMFAGDIRISRKNLDTVLHALVKVPDLHLAVVGETKDSPYPQKVEKLKLSDRVHFLGYRRDMPKLHQASDFFVFPSRYEPFGLVVIEAMACGLPVITARTTGAADLITPACGIVLPECDDVDALADALKLLNGDRTLRQQMGKVARTISEQHSWINMAQTYINLFEELSKNEEHSSHPHLSPSSRFITLSVSSTSSN, encoded by the coding sequence ATGAAAATCTGTATTGTTACTCACAAAATCAAAAAAGGTGATGGTCAAGGGCGAGTAAATTATGAGGTGGCTTTAGAAGCAATCCGTCGCGGTTATCACTTAACACTGTTAGCTAGTGAAGTAGCACCTGAGTTAAAAGAAAATAGTTTAGTCAATTGGATTCCCATTTCTATAGATGGATATCCTACAGAATTTCTGCGGAATATTATCTTTGCTCAAAAAAGTGGTAACTGGTTAAATAAATATCGTCATAAATTTGATGTAATTAAAGTGAACGGGGCAATTACTAGAGGTGCTACTGATGTAAATGCTGTACATTTTGTTCATAGTTCTTGGTGGAAATCCCCTGTACATATTTCCCGTGAACATAAGAATTTATATGGTTTATATCAGTGGTTATATACTGCCATTAATTCCTATTGGGAAAAACGGGCTTTTTCTCAGACTAAAGTAGTAGTTGCTGTATCAAATAGAGTAGCAAATGAATTAGTTGACATTGGTGTTCCTCGTGATAAAATTCATGTTATTGCTAATGGTGTTGACTTAAAAGAATTTTCTCCAGGTGTCGCTTCTCGTCAACAATTAGGTTTACCAGAAAATGTTACTTTAGCTATGTTTGCGGGAGATATTCGGATCTCTCGAAAAAACTTAGATACCGTACTTCATGCTTTGGTAAAAGTTCCCGATTTACATTTAGCAGTTGTTGGTGAAACTAAAGATAGTCCCTATCCTCAAAAGGTTGAAAAATTAAAATTAAGTGATCGGGTTCATTTTTTAGGTTATCGCCGTGATATGCCAAAACTTCATCAGGCATCAGATTTTTTTGTGTTTCCTTCCCGTTATGAACCCTTTGGATTAGTAGTAATTGAAGCAATGGCTTGCGGTTTACCGGTAATTACTGCCAGAACTACTGGTGCTGCGGATTTAATCACTCCAGCTTGTGGAATTGTTTTACCTGAATGTGACGATGTTGATGCTTTAGCTGATGCTTTGAAATTATTAAATGGCGATCGCACCCTACGTCAACAAATGGGTAAAGTGGCTCGTACTATTTCTGAACAACATAGCTGGATAAATATGGCACAAACCTATATCAATTTATTTGAAGAGTTAAGCAAAAATGAGGAACACAGTTCTCATCCCCACCTATCGCCGTCCTCAAGATTTATCACGCTGTCTGTTAGCTCTACAAGCTCAAACTAA
- a CDS encoding glycosyltransferase family 2 protein, translating to MSINANLSEPLVSVIIPTYNRPEYLKQAIYSAVNQTYQNLEIIVSDNCSSTNPQHLIESFADPRIKFWQHPENVGMLKNQMNAFQMARGKYVASLHDDDMWSQNFLAKLIPHLEANSNLILAFSDQYIIDSKGKIDASTTEEFSRFYKRNQLASGVYEDFQKIGLVDKSIPTASACVIRNGLIDWDGVPSEVGGMWDLYITYLCCITGYGLYYDSEKLTYYRNHEQTDTNMSGRRNIKTKIRNAKSAIFCYQIFMNNPQIRKFHPHFRKLWLEAHTTLGIGLMRDQKNLDARSLFWQALQEQKFNLRTLAALLLSFIPTKLTNKLLGT from the coding sequence ATGTCTATCAATGCTAATTTATCTGAACCACTGGTAAGTGTTATTATTCCTACTTATAACCGCCCAGAATATCTCAAACAGGCAATTTATAGTGCAGTTAATCAGACTTATCAAAACCTAGAAATTATTGTTTCTGATAATTGCAGTTCTACAAATCCTCAACATTTGATAGAATCTTTTGCTGATCCACGAATTAAATTTTGGCAACATCCAGAAAATGTGGGAATGCTCAAAAATCAGATGAATGCCTTTCAAATGGCTAGGGGTAAATATGTCGCCAGTCTCCATGATGATGATATGTGGTCTCAAAATTTTTTAGCTAAACTAATCCCCCATTTGGAAGCAAATTCTAATTTAATTCTGGCTTTTTCTGATCAATATATTATTGACAGTAAGGGTAAAATTGATGCTTCTACAACTGAGGAATTCTCGCGGTTTTATAAACGTAATCAGTTAGCTTCTGGAGTTTATGAAGATTTCCAAAAAATTGGCTTAGTTGATAAAAGTATACCCACAGCTTCAGCTTGTGTAATTCGTAATGGTTTAATTGACTGGGATGGTGTTCCTTCAGAAGTTGGGGGAATGTGGGATTTATATATTACTTACTTGTGTTGTATTACCGGGTATGGTTTATATTATGATTCAGAAAAATTAACCTATTATCGTAACCATGAGCAAACCGACACTAATATGAGTGGTAGACGCAATATCAAAACCAAAATTCGTAATGCTAAAAGTGCCATTTTCTGTTATCAAATTTTTATGAATAATCCACAGATACGGAAGTTTCATCCACATTTTAGAAAACTTTGGTTAGAAGCACATACAACTTTAGGTATTGGCTTAATGCGCGATCAAAAAAATCTTGATGCCCGTTCTTTATTTTGGCAAGCACTACAAGAACAAAAGTTTAATTTACGGACTTTAGCAGCATTACTGCTTAGTTTTATACCCACTAAGTTAACTAATAAATTACTGGGTACTTGA
- a CDS encoding glycosyltransferase: MISDQLANFNDRIYFFCLPRTDVEGGDQFQHLFICLAEGLRELGISFFSNINYWQESPNTQEYLFRHSPDITPNDCSIVVFSHNWFNSNHALPKNLFHKQRKYLTVYLDGNDNDQDYNQYPEYKQFDFIFRTHYNRHLKYPKNFYPWNFGLSNRILQELIELPNFQDRKKQILINFRHWKTGHPVRNISSSLLMPKISKLLEINNSVDNKANYSQEPYHFLHWQQTGARHYPSYYQRLKNSAACACFGGFFVPSWPNNSGSLVNRNLQRVLTKLRLKSNTVIQWDSWRLWESLAAGCATFHVDFDKYGVYLPTMPENWRHYIGIDLDHLPAAVDRIADDPEILERIALEGRKWAIENYSPVPTALRFLETIYQQKLTHKTEVNSLLNV; encoded by the coding sequence ATGATTAGTGATCAATTAGCTAATTTTAATGACCGAATCTATTTTTTCTGTTTACCTAGAACAGATGTTGAGGGAGGTGATCAGTTTCAACATTTGTTTATTTGTTTAGCAGAAGGTTTGCGAGAACTAGGCATATCATTTTTTTCCAATATTAATTATTGGCAAGAATCACCAAATACTCAGGAATATCTGTTTCGTCATTCTCCAGATATAACTCCTAATGATTGTTCAATAGTAGTATTTAGTCATAACTGGTTCAATAGTAATCATGCTCTGCCTAAAAATTTATTTCACAAGCAGCGCAAATATTTAACTGTTTACTTGGATGGTAATGATAATGATCAAGACTATAATCAATACCCTGAGTATAAACAGTTTGATTTTATTTTCAGAACTCATTACAATCGGCACTTAAAATATCCAAAAAACTTCTATCCCTGGAATTTTGGACTAAGCAATCGCATCTTGCAAGAATTGATAGAACTACCAAACTTTCAGGATAGGAAAAAACAGATTTTAATAAATTTCCGACACTGGAAAACAGGTCATCCAGTGAGAAATATTAGCTCTAGCTTATTAATGCCAAAAATCAGTAAGTTGTTGGAAATTAATAATAGTGTTGATAATAAAGCTAACTATTCTCAAGAGCCATATCATTTTTTACATTGGCAACAGACTGGTGCAAGGCACTATCCCAGTTACTACCAACGGTTAAAAAATTCGGCGGCTTGTGCTTGTTTTGGTGGTTTTTTTGTACCTTCTTGGCCTAATAATTCTGGCAGTTTAGTTAATCGTAATCTCCAAAGAGTTTTAACTAAGTTGAGGTTAAAGTCAAATACTGTTATTCAGTGGGATAGTTGGCGGTTATGGGAGTCTTTGGCGGCTGGATGTGCTACTTTCCATGTAGATTTTGATAAATATGGTGTTTATTTACCTACAATGCCTGAAAATTGGCGACATTATATTGGCATAGATTTAGATCATCTTCCAGCAGCAGTAGATAGAATAGCCGATGATCCAGAAATTCTGGAAAGAATTGCTTTAGAAGGTCGTAAGTGGGCAATTGAAAATTATAGTCCCGTGCCAACAGCATTACGGTTTTTAGAGACAATTTATCAACAAAAGCTTACCCATAAAACTGAAGTTAATAGTTTGTTGAATGTATGA
- the hepA gene encoding heterocyst formation ABC transporter subunit HepA, translating into MYLKFSRLILKIFKTTNFWKNNHLIIREFKHFRLIAVLAIVFSVLAASFEGFGLGFLLVFLQSLTTPNAEPVKTGIDWFDILILGVNKSTLERLYRVSALIVITTCMRAVFNYVSSFCVQNSEVNLVHHLRKSIFEQLAAQNLSYFGKKSSGELINTLTNEMERIRQIVGGISFLTTRGLTLIVYSVSLFVLSWQLSIVSILLFSLLAVGLSTLNKKIRERSFAITKTNDNFTARALEFIEGIRTVHAYSTQEFEQQRYYQASGNIVKAWKRVYWVSLSVRPLAESLSTLILITMICVALVTGLMEVSTLLTFFFVLFRLVPMTQDLNGVIAFLSTQAGAVENIKDLLKTEDKTYFQNGHLQFAGLKRVIDIIAVNFGYEPNHLVLKDITLTIEKGKMVALVGASGGGKTTLADLIARFYEPRDGKILIDGVNLKKFDISSLRRRMAIVSQKTFIFNTSIRNNISYGTLAATEAEIIEAARLANALEFIDKLPQGLDTIIGADGVQLSGGQQQRIAIARALVRDPEILILDEPTSALDAITEQVIQELLDKFTVGKTVIVIAHRLSTIAKADKVVVLEQGQVVEQGTYQDLLEQRGKFWQYYQVQNEVR; encoded by the coding sequence ATGTATCTCAAATTTTCTCGATTAATATTAAAGATTTTCAAAACTACCAACTTTTGGAAAAATAATCATTTAATTATCCGAGAATTTAAACACTTTCGGTTAATAGCTGTTTTAGCTATAGTTTTTTCTGTTTTAGCCGCTAGTTTTGAAGGTTTTGGTTTAGGTTTTTTATTAGTCTTCCTACAAAGCTTAACTACTCCTAATGCTGAACCAGTGAAAACAGGAATTGACTGGTTTGATATTTTGATTTTAGGTGTTAATAAATCAACGCTAGAGCGCTTATATAGAGTATCGGCTCTGATTGTTATCACTACTTGTATGCGAGCAGTATTTAACTATGTAAGTTCTTTTTGCGTACAAAATAGTGAGGTCAATTTAGTACATCATCTCCGTAAAAGTATCTTTGAACAGTTAGCGGCTCAAAATCTGAGTTATTTTGGCAAAAAAAGTTCTGGAGAATTAATTAATACTCTCACCAATGAAATGGAGAGAATTAGACAAATTGTTGGGGGTATATCTTTTTTAACCACCAGAGGTTTAACTCTGATAGTTTATTCGGTTTCTTTATTTGTTTTATCCTGGCAACTCTCAATAGTTTCGATTTTATTATTTAGTCTTTTAGCGGTAGGATTATCAACCTTAAACAAAAAGATTAGAGAACGTAGTTTTGCTATTACTAAAACTAATGATAATTTTACCGCTAGGGCATTAGAGTTTATCGAAGGTATCCGTACAGTTCATGCCTATTCTACTCAAGAATTTGAACAGCAAAGATATTATCAAGCCAGTGGCAATATAGTAAAGGCTTGGAAGAGAGTTTATTGGGTTTCCTTATCTGTTAGGCCTTTAGCTGAGAGTTTATCTACTTTAATTCTGATTACGATGATTTGTGTGGCACTGGTAACAGGATTAATGGAAGTTTCGACTTTATTAACTTTCTTCTTTGTATTGTTTCGACTTGTGCCAATGACTCAAGATTTAAATGGAGTCATAGCTTTTTTAAGTACCCAAGCTGGTGCTGTAGAAAATATAAAAGATTTGCTCAAAACCGAAGATAAAACCTATTTTCAAAATGGTCATCTTCAATTTGCAGGCTTAAAGCGAGTTATAGATATTATCGCTGTTAATTTTGGTTATGAGCCTAATCATCTTGTCCTCAAGGATATTACCTTAACAATTGAAAAAGGGAAAATGGTTGCTTTAGTTGGTGCATCTGGGGGTGGTAAAACTACACTTGCAGATTTAATTGCTAGATTTTATGAGCCAAGAGATGGAAAAATTCTCATAGATGGGGTAAATTTGAAAAAGTTTGATATTAGCTCTCTCCGTCGGAGAATGGCGATAGTTAGCCAAAAAACTTTTATCTTCAATACCTCCATTCGCAACAACATTTCCTATGGCACATTAGCAGCAACTGAGGCAGAAATTATAGAAGCTGCACGCCTGGCAAATGCTCTAGAATTTATTGACAAATTACCTCAAGGTTTGGATACCATCATTGGTGCTGATGGTGTGCAATTATCTGGAGGACAACAACAAAGAATTGCTATTGCTCGGGCATTGGTAAGAGATCCAGAAATTCTAATTTTAGATGAACCAACCAGTGCTTTAGATGCAATTACAGAACAGGTAATTCAAGAGTTGTTAGATAAATTTACCGTCGGCAAAACAGTAATTGTCATTGCCCATCGTCTTTCTACAATTGCTAAAGCAGATAAGGTTGTTGTTTTGGAACAAGGGCAAGTTGTAGAGCAGGGAACATATCAAGATTTATTAGAACAGCGTGGTAAATTTTGGCAATATTATCAAGTCCAAAATGAAGTCAGATAA